GGCCGCGGCGGAGGGCAGGCCGCGCGCCGAGCTCAGCGCATGACGGCGTCGGCGTCCTACCACATCCGCCCGGGCCGCCCGGAGGAGGTCGAGACCGTCCGCGCCATCGAGGTCGCGGCAGCGTCGCAGTTCCGCGGCATCGGCCTCCCGCAGATCGCGGCGCTCGACCCGGCGGAGCGGCAGGAGGTGCTGCTGCGGGCGCAGAAAGGGCGGCTCTTGGTCATGGCCGACGCCGCCGACCGGCCGGTCGGCTTCGCCCTCTTCAGCGAGATCGACGGCACGCTGCATATCGAGGAGCTGGACGTCCATCCGGACCATGCCCGCCGCGGCCTGGGGGCGGCCCTGATCGAGCGGCTCGACGCCGTCGCCCGCGACCGCGGGCTGCCGGAGCTGACCCTGTCGACCTTCCTCGACGTGCCCTGGAACGCGCCCTATTACGCCCGGCTCGGCTTCCTGCCGATGCCCGACGAGGCGCTTGGCCCCGGCCTCGCCGCGATCCGCGACATGATCGCCGCCAAGGGCATCGACATCATCCCGCGCCTGTTCATGCGGCGGCCGGTGAGGGGCTGACCTCAGAAGGCCGTCAGCCCGGCGACGTCGCGGCCGAAGGCGGATTGCGGCTGCGAGGGCGGGAAGTCCTTCGCCCGCTCGCGCCGGGCGACGCAGCCGGAGACCTCGGCCGCGATCGCGGTCCAGGCGGCGCCCCCCTTCAGCGAGGCGAGGAAGCACTGGTCGTAATAGGTGTAGCGGTCGCCGCTGCCGCAGCCGAAGGACGGCCGGTCGGCCCGGGCGGCCGTCAGCACGATGCGGTTCGGCGTCGTCAGCGCCGGCGTGTCGCTGTAGATCCCGGAATAGCAGCCGGAGGTGACCAGGACG
The sequence above is drawn from the Inquilinus sp. Marseille-Q2685 genome and encodes:
- a CDS encoding GNAT family N-acetyltransferase, which produces MTASASYHIRPGRPEEVETVRAIEVAAASQFRGIGLPQIAALDPAERQEVLLRAQKGRLLVMADAADRPVGFALFSEIDGTLHIEELDVHPDHARRGLGAALIERLDAVARDRGLPELTLSTFLDVPWNAPYYARLGFLPMPDEALGPGLAAIRDMIAAKGIDIIPRLFMRRPVRG